The genome window TGAATGGTTGGGGATTAAGAGGTTGGCCTGCCAGGCATTTCTTTCAGAAATGACTGGCGTCCCACAGTCGACTATTATAGAAAAATTATGGGCTGTTCACCAGCACTTTTATTAAACCCACTCAGAATCTTCTTCAAGAACGAGCTGGCGGATCATATTGGCCGTTGATCCCGTAACTAAATAAGCCTCTAAAAGATCATGGACGAAATTACCCTTGGTTATCTCTAACGGAGTTTCACCTTTTTTATTTGCTTTGTTAGTAGCACCCTTTTTTAATAAAACAGATATGGTCTTCATACCAAACCAACCTCCGACATTATTTTTACAAACGGCTAACAATGGTGTCTCGCCATTATTATCTGCTTTGTTAACATCTATGCCTGGCACCGCAAGCAGTGCGCTTACAGCGTACGGACTTCTTTTACAAGCAACCAGCAGTGGCGTTTCACCGTTATTATTTGCTTGGTTGATGTCTATGCCTGGAACTGCAAGTAATTTTTCTATCATTTCATAAAGTCCAATTTCGCAAGCTGCTAATAATGGTGTAATTCCATCCGCATTTGATTGGTTAATATTTACAGCCAACGAACCATCGGGTTTTTTAAGACTTAACAACTCTTCCACTATCAAAATAAGATGGTCTGCTACAGCTATCATCTCGGGAGTAGGACCAGCTGCATTAACATCTATGCCAGCTTCTTTGAATAATTTTTGTACAGTTGCAAGTGCACCAACCCCGTCTTCTCTAAAAGCCTTGCGCAATTCGTTTTCTAAAGTCGCTGTCGGAGCACTCGCACAAGCGGCAACATTGGCACAAACAATAAAGCACACTATAAATAATTTTCCCATGGATTATCCTTGATTTGAAGGTTGATTTCTATGAAACAGTATACTAAATCTCTTACTTCTTGCATCAACCCATCCCGCGATACATAGGGTAATTAGATACATGGTCAGTAATCAAACTGTCTCATATTCATATACTTTTAATCCTTCCTTCCTTGGCCTTCATACGCCCCAGCATCACAGCTATCTCGACGTTGTCCCGGCACCGCCTGTGACATTCCTCAAGCAGATCCGCCCATCTATAATCACTCCGTGCCCACTGCAGCACCTTCTCGTATGGAATACCAATTTTACGGCATAAATCCTGCACCGTGTAGCAATTGTTTTCTTGGGAGTCCCTCCTGATAAACAGATGTAGGAGTTCTTCTTTCTTGCTCAATCTACGTTTTCGCATTGATTGTACCCCTTATGTTACCAAGCGAAGCTCGTGCAGCAGCGATATACGCTCGTGCGGCCGTCCCTCTTTTGAATAATATCCGTGCCGTACGGCCGTCCTTGTTGGAGCTATTCCTGTTATACCACCGCGCAAAGATGCAAAATTGCAGGATCCCACAAAGGTCCTTTCGGCCAAAATACCCCGCGATTTTGCCATATCGTATATTCACCAACTTGGTAACGATGAGAATGCTCGAAAACAATGGAAACAAGATTCAAACTATCATGTACGTTCTATAGGAGAGACAAGTATGTATCGCGTTAAAACTCATTTTGGATCATCTGTCAGGTCGCGCACTTTTGCTAATCAACGGACTGAAATGGCAATAAAAATTAACATTCTTAATCGCATTGCTGCTCTTGGCACCATTCACTTAAATCGAGCTGCTTCTATGTCGCAATGACCATTCAACATATTATTGGCTAGACCCCTTAATGTGATTCATGCAACAACGCCGGGTATCGCTGAAGTATCTTCGTAAAAAAATTCTGCCAGCATTTGACTTCAGGTATTGCTCAAATTTTAGAGCTTTACTCTCTTGGTCAAAGCCTAAAAAGCCTACCAAATTCCACGGTTTATACTGCTTGGTATAGACGGATTTCCCCGCGTTATGATCGGATAAACGTTGTTTTAGATTGCCGGTAAAGCCAATATATGTTTTGTCCGGAAGGGATTGTGATCTGAGGTAGTAAACATAGAACATATAATATGGAGAATAATAGGTTTAAAAAAGAAACCTTTAAGAGACTGGCCTGCCAGGCATTTCTTGCAGAAATGACTGGCGTCCCACAGTCGACTGTTTTAGAACTTTTTCATCAGAATCTCAAGCATATACAAAATCAATTATTAATTTTTAATGATGCAAGTATGGCTTCTTTGGTTCTTAATAAATTCTTTATAGTTTTGATCAAACCTTACGTGGTGTAGCATTTTGCAGAACTTGATAACTTTGCCTTAATTTACGATATTTATACAGATTATTAACTGCATGAGTTGCAGATAATCTTTTGACCGTAGAAGCAATAGGCGTGCATCCATTATCTTTTTGGTTTGCATGCATTGCTGCCGCAAGACTTTTGGTCATCGCAGGATTAGTAAGCAGGTTACTCAGTGATACCCGTGAGAATGGTAATAAGGTTTGCGGTAAATATCGTGGTCTAGCGGCACCATGTAACATCTCTTGCTCGTTATTTCGTGTGTCTTGTGCCAACTCAAGTTCTTTTTTCAATACAACTGACGTAAGATTGCTATCAGAAAGACCTGAAAGAATGTTATCCGCAGCTTCTTCTCTTTCCTCAGCATCATCTACGGGGAGTAATCTTGCATGTTGTATTACTGGTAATGCCCGAGCATTTTCCTTTAAACATTTTAATATCTCTAGCTCCATCACCATCGCTGATGCATTTGCTGCATCTATATAACCTCTGCATACATCAGCAATTGATTGCATAGGACATTCTGTTTTGATCAAATGTTGTATACGTCCCAATCCTTTTTGAATTCCTGTTAAATAGTGCTCATACAGTCTTTGACTTGCTAAAGTACGATTTGCAGAATGTTCTTCAGCTGCAAAAATATTCATCGCTTGTTGTAAGTGTGTAAGAGCCGTTGTATTATCTGCACTTGCAGGCAGTCTGCTGAAAAGAAGTTTTACGATTGTAAGTTCTTTTTGCAATGTTGATGAAATACGATCATCACTAAATGAAGGTCGACCATCTATAACTGTTTTTTCATCATCATTTGATTCAGCCTTTTCAACCTCTGCAAGAGCTATGGCAAATTGTTTTGTTTCAAATTTTTGTACCTTCAACAACATGTTAAAAACTGCTTCTTTCAAATTAAGGTCATTTATCGTCACATCTTCGTCAGTGGCAGCAGTAAACTTTTCTGCTACTGCATCTAGATCATTTCCAAAACTATCTACTTGATCATAATCACCCGTGGACAACAAAAATTTGATGATGTTTTTATTATGAGAAGCGCCCGCACATAAAAAACAGTTACGAACATGTATGTTTTCATATATTTCATCTATAGCAGCAATATCAACCATAAAAACGTCACGAAGTTCATCATCTAAATTAGGTATAGGGTATGTATGCATAAAATCTAATAACTTTTCTTTAATGTAACCATTTTTAATATTTTCATGCATATTTTTACGAGCTTCTACAGCGCATCTAAAGCTGCTGGAACTATCATTTTCTCTATAATCGATATTCTTACAAGAAAATCCATACGCGCGCAAACACTTTTCTAATAGAAGCATTGGAGTGCAATTATTTACTTCTTGAGAACCCGCCTCAGCCGCCATCTCAGCTTTTTTTTCTAAAATTTTGATAAAACATTCTTCGAATACCTCAACCATTTTGGAATCTTCAACCCCAGAAGAGATGTAGTTTCCAAATACAGGAGAGGCTATATCTTCAACTATACAATGTACAGATTCTCCTCGATCATTAAGCTCTTTAATTATAGCAATCAAATCTGCTCGATGAATCAATGTGTTTTTTATATCAAGAAGATCCACATGTATATCACCCAATAACAAAACACGTTGACCCGTCTCTTTATGTCGCAACATTGTTAAATTGAAAAACCAAGCGTGCGTAGAGAAGCTAATCAACGATAATAGACCGGTAAAAAAGAACGTAAGTTTTTTCATATTAAATTCCCAGTAATCTCTTTATAACGTTGATTTAATCGGTGTTTGTCGAGTGTCTAGCTCTTTCAATACAGAAGACATCTGATTGAATGTTTGCTTTAAATCGAGCGAATGTACCAGAAATGCCTTCCCTGCCTTTAAAGCAACATTAACGTCTCTATAAGACGAATCATAATCTTCCCCAAAGCTCGCTACGTGCTCATAATCACCCGTTGATAATAAAAATTCATTTATCTTTTTATTGTGTACGGCCCCTGCGCATAAGAAGACGTTACGAACATGTGCGTTTTCGTATATGTCGTCTATCGCGGCAATCTCAACCATGAAACCGGGAGTTGATAGTGTATCACCCAACTCAGAATCAGAAACAGGGCATGTATGCATAAAATCTAACAGCTGTTCCCTGATATAATTGTTTTTAATATTACTCATGGTCTTGTTGATAGCTATTCTATACAATGCATCAAAACCTTTACGCTCTTTCTCATCTAACACAGCAATATTAAACACAGAATCCATCTTGTTATGTTTCCTAAAGTCATACCACATCTTTCTCTGTTCAATATTTGTGCACGATATTCCATGCAAAGTTGAATGAATATCCAGCAAAACCATTGGAGAACATTCTTGTATTATCCCTAACGTATTATTAATGGGTTCGCAAGATTTTTGGCTTTCAATAAAGCCCCCCATTATCTCATCTGCCATTTTTGCTATCTGAGCCTTAAGGACGTCATCACCTACATTACAACCTATCATTATCAGGGCTTTAGTCTCAGAATTCCAATTTGCTGCTCCCTGAGTGCTTACATCTTCAACCAAACAATGCACCGATTCTCCCTGCTCCTTTAATCCCTTCATAATAGAAATCAAATCCACTCTATTTTTGATTGTATTTTGTACCCCTATATTATCTATATGGAGATCTCCCAAAGCAAAAACAAGCTGTTTGGTCTTTTTATTAAACAGTACGTTACAATTGATGTACACAGCGTGCGAAGATAAGCTAATCAACAATAATAGGCCGGTGAAAAACAAAGTAATTTTTTGCAATACACTTTTCATATCAAACCCCATGTGCTCTTATTTAAAATACCCGTAACACTTTGCTTGCTTCATTAGGCCATTCTATGTGTGCCTAAGTACGTTAGAAAGGCCTAAAAGCCCTGCTTATAAAGGTATCAAGGCATTACAATCTGTCAATTTGCCTTGCTTCCGTCTACGCATTAAGCTTTGCTGGACCTTGTCGTTAAAACGTTGCCAGATAGGCGCTACGACGACCGGGGGTTTTTTGTTCTTATTAGCTTTTCCGTCTTTGCCTAAAGGCTACGACGTGATATGTTGGAACCGGCCACGACGTAGCGCTTGCGCGTAGGCGGGATGGCGAGAATTTTCGGATAAGCTGTAAGATACTATATAGTTCAACTTATCTATAATAATTTTTTGAAAGATGAATGCTCATGAAACACCTATTATGGATTGCCTTATTTGGCACTTTGACCTCACTTGCATCACAACAAAACAATAGCAACAATTTTGTCGGCATACAGCAATGGGCCAAAGATTTTTATATCGGTGCCGCCAGTGGAACCGTAGGGATGACCGTTTATGCGCCTTTTCATTATGCCCAAAATAGACGTATACAAAGACTCGGTATTCTTCTTAATAAACAAGCACAATTATCAGCACCTAAATCATTGCAAGCGAACATTAAACAAATTATGAGTGGTTCACGGGCGCTGATTTTCGGAAAAGTTCCAGCTATTGCAATACAGCAAGCTGGGTACGCAGGCATAATCAGAAAGTTAGAAAGCGAAGGTACTGCAGCTTCGGAAACGGAAAAATTAGGCGCGAACATTACTGCGGCAATCTTTTCTGCACCGGTAGCAAATGCATCACAACTTGTTGCTTTACATCAAGAAAATCAAAAAGAAAAATGTAACATTTTAAAAACGATACATTCATTCCCTCGAGGATATAAAGATTTATCTCGTGGCCTAGGTCCGGTTATGGTAAGAGAAACATTATTTATGCTTATTTTTAATCAACTATTACCAAAAGTTAAAAATGAAACTCAGAAGATAACCAATGATGAAGCGATGGCGTATCTTATCAGCGCTCCAATAGCGGGTGCATTGGTTACTGGTTGTACGCAACCGGCAAACGTGAATGTTACCTATTTGCATGCAGATATAGCGCAAAAAAAATATAAAGGATTTTGGAGTTTTATGGATGCTTATCATGCAATGAAGAGCAAAGGGATAGTTGCCGAATCATTCAGAGGTACAGGATTGCGTGCTCCAGGAGTTATGCTTGGATTGGCTGCTATGAATAAAGCAAAGGAAGAAATGCTATCTGCTCAAAATAATGTGAAGTTATGAGCGTAAATTGTTAGAATTACAAAAATAGTTCAGCAGAAAACGACTTATGCTTGCCTCTTCTTTTTCGTTAAAACTATGTAGGACAGGTGCCACGACGATCGTAGGTTCTTTGTTTGTACTAGCTTTTAAATAGGGTGAGTTTTTTTGGATAGGCTTGCAAAAAAATAACACCATTGCAATATCATTAATGCTATGGTGTTTTATTAGCGTAGTAGGAAGTTTTATTTTGTTAAGACCTTTAGAGACTGGCCTGCCAGGCATTTCTTTCAGAAATGACTGGCGTCCCCAAGGGGATTTGAACCCCTGTTTACGCCGTGAAAGGGCGGTGTCCTGGACCGGGCTAGACGATGGGGACAGTCAATTTTTGATATAAAAATGGTGAGCCGCGTTGGACTTGAACCAACGACCCACAGCTTAAAAGGCTGTTGCTCTACCACCTGAGCTAGCGGCTCGCCCACAATTTTTAATCACTGTCGTATGAATGGAAATTTCAAAAAAGAAATAACTACTAGAATGATATAGGTAGGTGCTTATTTTGTCAAGGATAATATTAAAAAAATTGCTGTAACAAAATAAAAATGGTGGTTTTTTGACAATAAGAGTCTAAAAAACTGGCTCCATATTTTCTTCTAAACTGGTACCGGAAACGAATGCATCAATGCGTGGGTAAATATTTTTATTGCGTAAAAAATCGCTTGATC of Candidatus Babeliales bacterium contains these proteins:
- a CDS encoding ankyrin repeat domain-containing protein; the protein is MGKLFIVCFIVCANVAACASAPTATLENELRKAFREDGVGALATVQKLFKEAGIDVNAAGPTPEMIAVADHLILIVEELLSLKKPDGSLAVNINQSNADGITPLLAACEIGLYEMIEKLLAVPGIDINQANNNGETPLLVACKRSPYAVSALLAVPGIDVNKADNNGETPLLAVCKNNVGGWFGMKTISVLLKKGATNKANKKGETPLEITKGNFVHDLLEAYLVTGSTANMIRQLVLEEDSEWV